From Tachypleus tridentatus isolate NWPU-2018 chromosome 8, ASM421037v1, whole genome shotgun sequence, a single genomic window includes:
- the LOC143223526 gene encoding uncharacterized protein LOC143223526 translates to MFNLAGTTMKLWSFTAVILVEILVYPSCGNSQIHGSSAPFSNPNYGVLTGLSILGPRYENVDMLRRYENFLSGYDTTDFTGNRRWRNERRTPNGRVIGNYGILDRNGQVHIVDYITDENGYRAVEREREISYLNLINQILVIRISFHYHQILISKGPDHFQILLYILVLSLMKVLIFIQMLTSLKEMLIFILNLVRIHKFLSYNRIQNYSNQQGSINSITPFFHRQMILI, encoded by the exons ATGTTCAACCTAGCTGGAACGACAATGAAGTTGTGGTCTTTCACG GCAGTGATTTTGGTCGAAATTTTAGTGTACCCTTCTTGTGGTAACAGCCAAATCCATGGTAGTTCTGCGCCCTTTAGCAATCCCAACTATGGAGTACTTACTGGACTGAGCATTTTAGGACCAAGATATGAAAATGTAGAC ATGTTACGAAGATATGAGAACTTCTTGTCTGGTTACGATACAACTGACTTCACAGGAAATCGACGGTGGCGCAATGAGCGACGTACGCCAAATGGACGAGTGATTGGGAATTATGGTATATTGGATCGTAACGGACAAGTTCACATTGTGGATTATATAACAGACGAAAATGGATATCGTgctgtagagagagagagagagatctcATACCTCAATCTAATCAACCAAATATTGGTGATACGTATTTCCTTCCACTACCATCAGATCCTCATCTCCAAGGGTCCAGACCATTTCCAGATCCTCCTTTACATTCTGGTCTTATCCCTTATGAAGGTATTAATTTTCATCCAGATGTTGACATCACTCAAGGAAATGTTGATATTTATCCTAAACCTGGTCCGTATCCACAAATTCCTCTCTTACAACAGAATACAGAACTATTCCAACCAACAGGGGTCCATCAACTCCATAACCCCTTTTTTCCACCGACAGATGATCTTAATTTAA